In Corylus avellana chromosome ca2, CavTom2PMs-1.0, the following proteins share a genomic window:
- the LOC132168640 gene encoding uncharacterized protein LOC132168640 isoform X1, which translates to MCMWVAPAWPIICGSTRSFAVSDEDEYEDCKQFSQLAIDEYLRRLKNENSQLEFVKLLTARYKVSDIVRYYITFEAKDIAAGGQTKTYQAVVRIPFKWDGDVSVLCFRECEQEQGSGNIRGKEWCWEVHTAVRVSMFISLHESMV; encoded by the exons ATGTGTATGTG GGTCGCCCCTGCCTGGCCCATTATTTGTGGTTCGACTCGATCATTTGCAGTAAGCGACGAAGATGAATACGAAGATTGCAAACAATTTTCGCAGCTCGCAATAGACGAATACCTCCGTCGCCTCAAG AATGAAAATTCACAACTAGAGTTTGTGAAGCTTTTGACAGCAAGGTATAAGGTTTCCGATATAGTCAGGTATTATATAACCTTTGAGGCCAAGGATATTGCTGCTGGAGGCCAGACTAAGACCTATCAAGCTGTGGTGCGTATACCCTTCAAGTGGGATGGTGATGTCTCCGTGTTGTGTTTCAGGGAGTGTGAGCAAGAGCAAG gTTCAGGCAATATACGTGGTAAAGAATGGTGTTGGGAAGTTCACACTGCTGTGAGGGTTAGTATGTTTATATCACTACATGAAAGCATGGTTTGA
- the LOC132168640 gene encoding uncharacterized protein LOC132168640 isoform X2 — MCMWVAPAWPIICGSTRSFAVSDEDEYEDCKQFSQLAIDEYLRRLKNENSQLEFVKLLTARYKVSDIVRYYITFEAKDIAAGGQTKTYQAVVRIPFKWDGDVSVLCFRECEQEQGSGNIRGKEWCWEVHTAVRPYLE, encoded by the exons ATGTGTATGTG GGTCGCCCCTGCCTGGCCCATTATTTGTGGTTCGACTCGATCATTTGCAGTAAGCGACGAAGATGAATACGAAGATTGCAAACAATTTTCGCAGCTCGCAATAGACGAATACCTCCGTCGCCTCAAG AATGAAAATTCACAACTAGAGTTTGTGAAGCTTTTGACAGCAAGGTATAAGGTTTCCGATATAGTCAGGTATTATATAACCTTTGAGGCCAAGGATATTGCTGCTGGAGGCCAGACTAAGACCTATCAAGCTGTGGTGCGTATACCCTTCAAGTGGGATGGTGATGTCTCCGTGTTGTGTTTCAGGGAGTGTGAGCAAGAGCAAG gTTCAGGCAATATACGTGGTAAAGAATGGTGTTGGGAAGTTCACACTGCTGTGAGG